A genomic segment from Pseudomonas mendocina encodes:
- a CDS encoding M16 family metallopeptidase, with amino-acid sequence MKTEQRRLGLLGLVLSTALALGACANLSDSAVTGDAAKLQSLAALDDKAPTRRTLDIQTWQTAQGAKVLFVEAHELPMFDLRLTFAAGSSQDGGVPGLAALTNAMLNEGVPGKDVGAIAAGFEGLGAEFGNGAYRDMAVASLRSLSAQEQREPALALFADVLGKPTFPADSLARIKNQLLAGFEFQKQNPGKLASLELFERLYGKHPYAHPSDGTAQSIPAITRQQLQAFHARAYAAGNVVIALVGDLSRSEAEAIANRVSAALPQGPALAKIAQPQTPKPGTSHIEYPSNQTHLMLAQLGIDRRDPDYAALYLGNQIFGGGGFGTRLMSEVREKRGLTYGVYSGFSAMQARGPFMINLQTRAELSEGTLALVKQLLADYLRDGPTQQELDNAKRELAGSFPLSTASNADIVGQLASMGFYDLPLSYLDDFMRDVQNLSTDQVKAAMAKHLDPEALVVVTAGPTVAQKELPPPTDRPVALPSTVPH; translated from the coding sequence ATGAAGACTGAGCAACGCCGCCTGGGCCTGCTCGGCCTGGTTTTGTCCACTGCTCTGGCGCTGGGCGCCTGCGCCAACCTGTCCGATAGCGCCGTGACTGGCGATGCCGCCAAGCTGCAGTCGCTGGCTGCGCTGGACGACAAGGCACCGACCCGCCGCACGCTGGATATCCAGACCTGGCAGACCGCGCAAGGCGCCAAGGTGCTGTTCGTCGAAGCCCACGAGCTGCCGATGTTCGACCTGCGCCTGACCTTCGCCGCCGGCAGCAGCCAGGACGGCGGCGTACCCGGCCTGGCCGCCCTGACCAATGCCATGCTCAACGAAGGCGTACCGGGCAAGGATGTCGGAGCCATCGCTGCCGGCTTCGAAGGCCTCGGCGCCGAGTTCGGCAACGGCGCCTATCGCGACATGGCCGTGGCCAGCCTGCGCAGTCTCAGCGCGCAGGAGCAACGTGAGCCGGCACTGGCGCTGTTCGCCGATGTACTGGGCAAGCCCACCTTCCCGGCCGACTCGCTGGCGCGGATCAAGAATCAGTTGCTCGCCGGCTTCGAGTTCCAGAAGCAGAACCCGGGCAAGCTGGCCAGCCTGGAGCTGTTCGAGCGTCTCTACGGCAAGCACCCCTACGCCCATCCGAGCGACGGCACGGCGCAATCGATTCCGGCCATCACCCGCCAACAGCTGCAGGCCTTCCATGCCCGCGCCTATGCGGCCGGCAATGTGGTGATCGCGCTGGTCGGCGACCTCTCGCGAAGCGAAGCCGAGGCCATCGCCAACCGTGTGTCGGCCGCCCTGCCGCAAGGCCCGGCACTGGCGAAGATCGCCCAGCCGCAGACGCCCAAGCCCGGCACCAGTCATATCGAATACCCGTCCAACCAGACCCACCTGATGCTCGCCCAGCTCGGCATCGACCGCCGCGACCCGGACTATGCCGCGCTGTACCTGGGCAACCAGATCTTTGGCGGCGGCGGTTTTGGCACGCGGTTGATGAGCGAAGTGCGCGAGAAACGCGGCCTGACCTACGGCGTCTACTCCGGCTTCAGCGCCATGCAGGCACGCGGCCCGTTCATGATCAACCTGCAAACCCGCGCCGAACTCAGCGAAGGCACCCTGGCGCTGGTCAAGCAACTGCTGGCCGACTACCTGCGCGATGGCCCGACCCAGCAGGAGCTGGATAATGCCAAGCGCGAGCTGGCCGGCAGCTTCCCGCTGTCCACCGCGAGCAATGCCGATATCGTCGGCCAGCTGGCATCGATGGGTTTCTACGACCTGCCGCTGAGCTACCTGGACGATTTCATGCGTGACGTGCAGAACCTGAGCACCGATCAAGTGAAAGCGGCGATGGCCAAGCACCTCGATCCCGAGGCGCTGGTGGTGGTTACCGCAGGTCCGACAGTCGCACAGAAGGAGCTACCGCCGCCCACCGACCGCCCGGTCGCGCTGCCCAGCACGGTGCCGCACTGA
- the rsmD gene encoding 16S rRNA (guanine(966)-N(2))-methyltransferase RsmD, translated as MRGRSPQKPAAGKTHGGQGQLRIIGGQWRSRRFAFPDGPGLRPTPDRVRETLFNWLAPYVEGAHVLDPFAGSGALLLEALSRGAASGLACDLSPASVASLRGHLATLQCSNGEIQLGDALQLLARPAPRRFDIVLLDPPFHKDLLQGACTLLEAQGWLADDAWIYTESETAPSTLGLPGNWRLHREKHTGQVHYALWQRG; from the coding sequence ATGCGCGGTCGCTCCCCTCAGAAACCCGCCGCGGGCAAGACCCACGGTGGTCAGGGCCAATTGCGCATCATTGGCGGGCAGTGGCGTTCGCGGCGCTTCGCCTTTCCTGATGGGCCGGGCCTGCGCCCGACCCCGGATCGGGTGCGCGAGACGCTATTCAACTGGCTGGCGCCCTATGTCGAAGGCGCCCACGTGCTCGACCCTTTCGCCGGCAGCGGGGCATTGCTGCTCGAAGCACTGTCGCGCGGCGCCGCCAGCGGCCTGGCCTGCGACCTCAGCCCGGCGTCGGTGGCCTCGCTGCGCGGGCATCTGGCGACGCTGCAATGCAGCAACGGCGAAATCCAACTGGGCGACGCTCTGCAACTGCTGGCGCGCCCGGCGCCACGGCGCTTCGATATCGTTCTGCTCGACCCGCCGTTTCACAAGGATCTGCTGCAAGGCGCCTGCACGCTGCTGGAGGCACAAGGCTGGCTGGCCGACGACGCCTGGATCTATACCGAAAGCGAAACAGCGCCCTCGACCTTGGGCCTGCCGGGCAACTGGCGTCTGCACCGCGAGAAGCACACCGGCCAGGTGCATTACGCGCTGTGGCAGCGTGGATGA
- a CDS encoding hydrolase → MNTDFRPAWWLPGPHLQTLWNPFCRKPPQLERQRERLWLDDGDFLDLDWHGPHDAQAPLVLVLHGLTGSSSSLYVLGLQQALAARGWASVALNWRGCSGEPNLLPRGYHSGASEDLASAVAHLRAQRPMAPLYAVGYSLGGNVLLKYLGESGEQSQLQGAAAVSVPFRLDQCADRIGLGFSRVYQAHFMREMVAYVNNKQRLFAESGQGERLSVLERLGPLDGMRTFWDFDGRITAPLHGFADAHDYYRRASSRFYLGDIRTRTLIIQAEDDPFIFRHSLPEASELAPGTEFELHAKGGHVGFVEGSPRRPGYYLERRIPQWLASLG, encoded by the coding sequence ATGAACACTGACTTTCGCCCCGCCTGGTGGCTCCCCGGCCCGCATCTGCAGACGCTGTGGAACCCCTTCTGCCGCAAACCGCCGCAACTGGAGCGGCAGCGCGAACGGCTGTGGCTGGACGATGGCGACTTTCTCGATCTCGACTGGCACGGCCCACACGATGCCCAGGCACCGCTGGTGCTGGTACTGCATGGCCTGACCGGCAGTTCCAGCTCGCTCTATGTGCTCGGCCTGCAACAGGCCCTGGCTGCGCGCGGCTGGGCCAGCGTGGCGCTGAACTGGCGTGGCTGCTCCGGCGAGCCCAATCTGCTGCCGCGCGGCTACCACTCCGGCGCCAGCGAGGATCTGGCGTCGGCGGTCGCGCATCTGCGCGCGCAACGGCCGATGGCGCCGCTGTACGCCGTCGGCTATTCGCTGGGCGGCAACGTGCTGCTCAAGTACCTGGGCGAAAGCGGCGAGCAGAGCCAGCTGCAAGGCGCTGCGGCAGTGTCGGTGCCGTTTCGCCTGGATCAGTGCGCCGACCGCATCGGCCTGGGCTTCTCGCGGGTGTACCAGGCGCACTTCATGCGCGAGATGGTCGCTTATGTGAACAACAAACAACGCCTGTTCGCCGAGAGCGGCCAGGGCGAGCGCCTGTCGGTGCTGGAACGCTTGGGGCCGCTGGATGGCATGCGCACCTTCTGGGACTTCGACGGGCGCATCACCGCGCCGCTGCATGGTTTCGCCGATGCCCACGACTATTACCGGCGTGCCTCCAGCCGTTTCTACTTGGGCGACATTCGCACGCGCACGCTGATCATCCAGGCCGAGGACGATCCCTTTATCTTCCGCCATAGCCTGCCCGAGGCCAGCGAACTGGCCCCCGGCACCGAGTTCGAGCTGCACGCCAAGGGCGGGCATGTCGGTTTCGTCGAGGGCAGCCCGCGCCGGCCGGGGTATTACCTGGAGCGGCGCATTCCGCAGTGGTTGGCGAGCCTCGGGTAA
- a CDS encoding TetR/AcrR family transcriptional regulator — MAPPKTRDRIVAESLALFNSQGERNVTTNHIAAHLGMSPGNLYYHFRNKQMIIAELFAQYESQVDSFLRPPEGRALTVEDKTFYLEALLAAMWHYRFLHRDLEHLLDSDAELAERYRAFAGRCLVGAQSVYQGFVEAGILLMTPAQIEALTLNAWIIMTSWVRFLCTAGASPDNLSQDMLRRGIYQVLALEGGYVAPSARDAVEALYDRLHVPLEQVLG, encoded by the coding sequence ATGGCGCCACCCAAGACCCGCGACCGCATCGTTGCCGAGAGCCTGGCCCTGTTCAACAGCCAGGGCGAGCGCAACGTCACCACCAATCACATTGCCGCGCATTTGGGCATGTCGCCAGGCAACCTGTACTACCACTTCCGTAACAAGCAGATGATCATCGCCGAGCTGTTCGCCCAATACGAAAGCCAGGTCGACAGCTTTCTGCGCCCGCCCGAAGGCCGTGCGCTGACGGTGGAAGACAAGACCTTCTATCTGGAAGCACTGCTGGCAGCGATGTGGCACTACCGTTTCCTGCATCGCGACCTGGAGCACTTGCTGGATTCCGACGCCGAGCTGGCCGAGCGCTACCGGGCCTTTGCCGGGCGTTGCCTGGTGGGCGCGCAGTCGGTTTATCAGGGCTTCGTCGAGGCCGGCATCCTGCTGATGACCCCGGCGCAGATCGAGGCGTTGACGCTCAACGCCTGGATCATCATGACCTCCTGGGTGCGCTTTCTCTGCACCGCCGGCGCCAGCCCGGACAACCTCAGCCAGGACATGCTGCGCCGTGGCATCTACCAGGTGCTGGCGTTGGAAGGCGGTTATGTTGCGCCGTCAGCTCGCGATGCGGTCGAGGCGCTGTATGACCGCCTGCACGTGCCACTGGAGCAGGTGCTCGGGTGA
- a CDS encoding coniferyl aldehyde dehydrogenase, with protein MVADIAYLQHSQQQINQLDSTFALQRSAFAANPMPSAEQRIQWLKSLSELLTQQQDALVAAISTDFSNRSADETLLAELMPSLHGIHYASKRIKKWMKPSRRSVGLQFMPASAKVVYQPLGVVGIIVPWNYPLFLAIGPLTGALAAGNRVMIKMSESTPVTSQLVKDLLARIFPEDLVSVALGEAEVGMAFSKLPFDHLLFTGATSIGKHVMRAAAENLTPVTLELGGKSPAIVSADVPLADAAERIAFGKTLNAGQTCVAPDYVLVPHDRVDGFVSAYREVVQRFYPQLKDNPDYTAIINERQLARLNGYLQDAQAKGARIVPIYPEAQGRRLPQSLVLDVTDDMKLMQDEIFGPLLPVVPYDRIEDAFAYVNARPRPLALYYFGYDKREQQRVLHETHSGGVCLNDTLLHVAQDDMPFGGVGPSGMGHYHGHEGFLTFSKAKGVFIKQRFNAARMIYPPYGKSIQKLVYKLFVR; from the coding sequence ATGGTCGCCGACATCGCCTACCTGCAGCACAGCCAACAGCAGATCAACCAGCTGGATAGCACCTTCGCCCTGCAGCGCTCTGCCTTCGCCGCCAACCCGATGCCATCGGCCGAGCAACGCATCCAGTGGCTGAAATCCCTGAGCGAGCTGCTGACCCAGCAACAGGACGCGCTGGTGGCGGCAATCTCGACAGACTTCAGCAATCGCTCGGCCGACGAAACCCTGCTCGCCGAGCTGATGCCCAGCCTGCATGGCATCCATTACGCGAGCAAACGCATCAAGAAGTGGATGAAACCCTCGCGGCGCAGCGTCGGCCTGCAGTTCATGCCCGCCTCGGCCAAGGTCGTCTACCAGCCGCTGGGCGTGGTGGGCATCATCGTGCCGTGGAACTACCCGCTGTTTCTCGCCATCGGCCCGCTGACCGGTGCCCTGGCTGCCGGCAACCGGGTGATGATCAAGATGAGCGAGTCCACGCCGGTCACCTCGCAACTGGTCAAGGATCTGCTGGCGCGCATCTTCCCCGAGGATCTGGTCAGCGTCGCCCTGGGCGAGGCGGAAGTCGGCATGGCCTTCTCCAAGCTGCCCTTCGACCACCTGCTGTTCACTGGCGCAACCAGCATCGGCAAACACGTGATGCGCGCCGCCGCCGAGAATCTCACTCCGGTGACCCTGGAGCTGGGCGGCAAGTCGCCGGCCATCGTCTCCGCCGACGTACCGCTGGCGGACGCCGCCGAGCGTATCGCCTTCGGCAAGACCCTCAACGCCGGGCAGACCTGCGTGGCGCCAGACTACGTGCTGGTGCCGCATGATCGCGTTGACGGCTTCGTCAGCGCCTACCGTGAGGTGGTGCAGCGCTTCTACCCGCAGCTCAAGGACAACCCGGATTACACCGCGATCATCAACGAGCGCCAGCTGGCCCGCCTCAACGGTTACCTGCAGGACGCCCAGGCCAAGGGCGCGCGCATCGTCCCGATCTACCCCGAAGCCCAGGGCCGGCGCCTGCCGCAGAGCCTGGTGCTGGACGTCACCGACGATATGAAGCTGATGCAGGACGAGATCTTCGGCCCGTTGCTGCCGGTGGTGCCCTACGACCGGATCGAAGACGCCTTCGCCTACGTCAATGCGCGCCCTCGCCCACTGGCGCTGTATTACTTCGGCTATGACAAGCGCGAGCAGCAGCGCGTGCTGCACGAAACCCACTCCGGCGGTGTGTGCCTGAACGACACCCTGCTGCACGTGGCCCAGGACGACATGCCGTTCGGCGGCGTCGGCCCGTCGGGCATGGGCCACTACCACGGCCACGAAGGCTTCCTGACCTTCAG